The Acidobacteriota bacterium genome has a segment encoding these proteins:
- a CDS encoding RtcB family protein — protein MPNLSVERIDDYRWRVPREGRMRTEGLIFATEAMMAGIRGDPCVEQVANVACLPGIVGKSMAMPDIHWGYGFPIGGVAAFDADAGGVVSPGGVGYDINCGVRLIRTDLRREGIADKFEDLMSTLFRSVPSGVGSQGHVKVKAREMDELLVQGARWAVDRGYGTRGDLERIEEGGRMKGADPSLVSPRAKERGKGQLGSLGSGNHFLEIDVVEEVFDEAKAARLELFQGQVVAFVHTGSRGLGHQTCEDYLDLMDEAARKYRIELPDRQLCCAPLHSPEAEKYLGAMRCAVNFAFANRQMITHWVREAFERVLKKSPEEMGMRLVYGVAHNIAKMEEYEVGGKKKILCIHRKGATRAFPPGNLQIPEAYRPVGQPVLIPGDMGRYSFVLTGTEGSFRETWGSTCHGAGRRMSRKKASRAARGRRLFEEMSELGVTVKAASVRTVAEEMPESYKDVADVVDAVAGAGLSVKVAKLRPIGVVKG, from the coding sequence ATGCCGAATCTCAGCGTCGAAAGAATCGACGACTACCGCTGGCGCGTTCCGCGCGAGGGCCGGATGCGCACCGAGGGGCTCATCTTCGCCACCGAGGCGATGATGGCGGGCATTCGCGGCGACCCGTGCGTCGAGCAGGTGGCGAACGTCGCGTGCCTTCCGGGCATCGTCGGAAAGTCCATGGCCATGCCCGACATCCACTGGGGCTACGGCTTTCCCATCGGCGGCGTGGCCGCCTTCGACGCGGACGCGGGCGGCGTGGTCTCCCCCGGCGGCGTGGGCTACGACATCAACTGCGGCGTCCGGCTGATTCGCACGGACCTCAGGCGCGAGGGGATCGCGGATAAATTCGAAGACTTGATGAGCACCCTGTTCCGCTCCGTGCCCTCGGGCGTGGGCTCGCAGGGCCACGTGAAGGTGAAGGCGCGCGAGATGGACGAGCTCCTCGTGCAGGGCGCGCGCTGGGCGGTCGATAGGGGCTACGGCACGCGCGGCGACCTCGAGCGCATCGAGGAGGGCGGGCGGATGAAGGGCGCCGACCCCTCGCTCGTGAGCCCCCGCGCCAAGGAGCGCGGCAAGGGGCAGCTCGGCTCGCTCGGCTCGGGCAACCACTTCCTCGAGATCGACGTCGTCGAGGAAGTCTTCGACGAGGCGAAGGCCGCGAGGCTGGAATTATTCCAGGGGCAGGTCGTCGCCTTCGTGCACACGGGCTCGCGGGGCCTGGGGCACCAGACGTGCGAGGATTACCTCGACCTCATGGACGAGGCCGCCCGCAAGTACCGCATCGAGCTTCCCGACCGGCAGCTCTGCTGCGCGCCGCTTCATTCGCCCGAGGCGGAAAAATACCTGGGTGCGATGCGCTGCGCCGTGAACTTCGCGTTCGCGAACCGCCAGATGATCACGCACTGGGTGCGCGAGGCGTTCGAGCGCGTCCTCAAAAAATCGCCCGAGGAGATGGGCATGCGCCTGGTCTACGGCGTCGCGCACAACATCGCCAAGATGGAGGAGTACGAGGTGGGCGGAAAAAAGAAGATACTCTGCATCCACCGCAAGGGCGCGACGCGCGCCTTCCCGCCGGGAAATCTTCAAATCCCCGAGGCCTACCGCCCGGTCGGCCAGCCCGTCCTCATCCCCGGCGACATGGGGCGCTACTCCTTCGTCCTGACGGGGACGGAGGGAAGTTTCCGGGAGACGTGGGGAAGCACCTGCCACGGCGCGGGGCGCCGGATGAGCCGCAAGAAGGCGAGCCGGGCGGCGCGTGGGCGCAGGCTTTTCGAGGAGATGAGCGAGCTCGGCGTCACCGTCAAGGCCGCCAGCGTCCGCACCGTCGCGGAGGAGATGCCCGAATCCTACAAGGACGTGGCGGACGTCGTGGACGCCGTCGCCGGCGCGGGGCTCTCCGTCAAGGTTGCGAAGCTGCGCCCCATCGGGGTTGTGAAGGGGTAG
- a CDS encoding PQQ-binding-like beta-propeller repeat protein — protein sequence MRYFNVAFACVAAGLALSCLGCGTPAPAPVVREWLTQQYDLAGTGVSPGPGPRQLTHIVWELETGGAIWSGAVVTEERVFFGNQHSQFVAVERASGTLVWNNDLGPGAVIRRMPTLYEGTLYVAAQHGHLFALDAESGEIRWTFLSEDAHHDHPGKMAFSASPRVKDGLVYAPCMDGKLYVIDASSGEEVWKFSNSAGQGIAAAPAIRDSMLYLGTMARTDTLLMALDVTERKLVWQAELPAHVMSSPAVDEARVYAAAGNGGIYAFDAKGGEKLWTFTAEYAVFSFPAVDDARVYYGSRDGYVYALDKFTGELAWKFDAEGYVESGLVRAGPLLYVGSSDGNVHALDAETGEEVARFTARNAVQSTLAVYDETLYFGDMSGYFYAVADQAQ from the coding sequence ATGCGCTATTTTAACGTTGCGTTCGCTTGTGTCGCGGCGGGTCTCGCCCTTTCCTGCCTGGGGTGCGGCACGCCGGCGCCCGCTCCCGTTGTCAGGGAATGGCTGACGCAGCAGTACGACCTTGCGGGAACGGGCGTGTCGCCGGGCCCGGGCCCGCGGCAGCTGACCCACATCGTGTGGGAGCTCGAAACCGGCGGCGCGATCTGGAGCGGCGCCGTCGTGACGGAGGAGCGGGTGTTCTTCGGCAACCAACATAGCCAGTTCGTCGCCGTCGAGCGCGCAAGCGGAACCCTGGTATGGAACAACGACCTGGGCCCGGGCGCCGTCATTCGCCGCATGCCCACCCTCTACGAGGGAACGCTTTACGTCGCCGCCCAGCATGGCCACCTCTTTGCGCTCGACGCCGAAAGCGGGGAGATTCGGTGGACGTTTCTTTCGGAGGACGCCCATCACGACCACCCCGGCAAGATGGCCTTCAGCGCTTCGCCGCGTGTCAAGGACGGGCTCGTCTATGCACCCTGCATGGACGGAAAGCTCTACGTCATCGACGCCTCCTCGGGAGAGGAGGTATGGAAATTTTCCAACTCGGCCGGACAGGGCATCGCCGCCGCGCCGGCCATCCGCGACTCCATGCTTTACCTCGGCACGATGGCGCGGACAGACACCCTCCTGATGGCGCTCGACGTGACGGAAAGGAAGCTCGTCTGGCAAGCGGAACTTCCGGCGCACGTCATGTCCTCGCCCGCGGTGGACGAGGCGCGCGTCTACGCCGCCGCCGGGAACGGCGGAATCTACGCCTTCGACGCAAAGGGCGGCGAGAAACTCTGGACGTTCACGGCGGAGTACGCCGTGTTCTCCTTTCCCGCGGTGGACGACGCGCGCGTCTACTACGGCTCGCGCGACGGCTACGTCTACGCGCTCGACAAGTTCACGGGGGAGCTCGCCTGGAAGTTCGACGCGGAAGGCTACGTCGAAAGCGGCCTCGTGCGCGCGGGGCCGCTTCTCTACGTCGGCTCGTCGGACGGCAACGTTCACGCCCTGGACGCCGAGACGGGCGAAGAGGTCGCCCGCTTCACGGCCCGCAACGCCGTTCAATCGACGCTCGCGGTTTACGACGAGACGCTATACTTCGGCGACATGAGCGGCTATTTCTACGCCGTGGCCGATCAAGCTCAGTAG
- a CDS encoding amidohydrolase, with protein MSDFVPRQSLKIAAVAALTFLTACSSEAPGGPADWIFTGKAYTLDERGAPVAEAVAVAGDRIVAVGARDEVMRLGDAGTRLVELGPDEALLPGLIDAHGHLLNLGLMLYTVDLSDAASYVELVALVEEYEETLPSGAWVLGYGWDQNRWKEKTFPTHELLSEAVPDRPAWLTRVDGQAGLANRKAMELAGLDDRVPPDPPGGRIVRDPETGSPTGVFVDTAMRFIGHIIPPLRGGEVGQRVLDAVKACVSLGLTSVHEASASPTLLEVLEYLAENGMLPLRVYAMVDGRAGLPEEGLAPPRIGLHDGFLTVRTLKLSLDGALGLRSAALLAPYADDPENKGPLLSLSREDFKAACEHALERGYQAAVHAIGDRANRAALEVYREVLASAENPKELRWRVEHAQVAATEDIPHFARLGLLVSMQPVHATSHMPWAVERLGEARLAGAYAWRKFLDAGCTLAAGSDFPAEPPNPFFGLYAAITRQDREGNPPGGWRPEERLTREEAFRAFTRAAAYAAFEEDLKGALREGMFADLIVVDRDVMEVPPLALREARVLLTMTGGKVRFTVKPEWRP; from the coding sequence ATGTCTGATTTCGTTCCCCGTCAATCCCTAAAGATCGCAGCGGTTGCAGCACTCACCTTCCTGACGGCCTGTTCCTCGGAAGCGCCCGGCGGGCCGGCCGACTGGATCTTTACTGGAAAAGCCTACACGCTCGACGAGCGCGGTGCTCCCGTGGCGGAGGCGGTGGCCGTGGCGGGCGACCGCATCGTGGCCGTCGGAGCGCGCGACGAGGTCATGCGCCTCGGAGACGCCGGCACACGCCTCGTCGAACTCGGACCGGACGAAGCGCTTCTTCCGGGACTCATCGACGCGCACGGGCATCTTTTGAACCTGGGGTTGATGCTCTATACCGTGGATTTAAGCGACGCCGCGAGCTACGTCGAACTGGTTGCGCTCGTGGAAGAATACGAGGAGACGCTGCCTTCGGGTGCATGGGTGCTGGGGTACGGCTGGGACCAGAATCGATGGAAGGAAAAAACGTTTCCCACCCACGAGCTCTTGTCCGAGGCCGTGCCCGACCGCCCGGCGTGGCTCACGCGCGTGGACGGCCAAGCAGGGCTCGCCAATCGCAAGGCGATGGAGCTGGCGGGTCTCGACGACCGGGTGCCGCCCGACCCTCCGGGAGGGCGCATTGTGCGGGATCCCGAGACGGGCAGCCCAACGGGCGTATTCGTGGACACGGCCATGCGCTTTATCGGGCACATCATTCCGCCTCTTCGGGGAGGAGAGGTGGGGCAGCGCGTCCTGGACGCGGTGAAGGCCTGCGTCTCGCTCGGGCTCACGTCCGTTCACGAAGCCAGCGCGTCGCCCACCCTACTGGAGGTGCTCGAATATCTCGCCGAAAACGGCATGCTTCCCCTGCGCGTCTATGCGATGGTTGACGGGCGCGCCGGACTTCCGGAAGAAGGCCTCGCCCCGCCCCGCATCGGGCTCCACGACGGCTTCCTTACGGTGCGCACATTGAAGCTCTCGCTCGACGGGGCGCTCGGCTTAAGGAGCGCGGCGCTCCTGGCTCCCTACGCCGACGATCCCGAAAACAAAGGCCCTCTCCTCTCGTTGTCGCGGGAAGATTTCAAAGCCGCCTGCGAGCATGCGCTCGAGCGCGGCTACCAGGCGGCGGTCCATGCCATAGGCGACCGTGCGAACCGCGCGGCGCTCGAGGTGTATAGGGAGGTGCTCGCGTCGGCGGAAAACCCGAAAGAACTCCGCTGGCGTGTCGAGCATGCACAGGTGGCCGCCACGGAGGACATTCCACACTTCGCGCGCCTCGGCCTCCTGGTCTCGATGCAGCCTGTCCATGCGACCTCCCACATGCCGTGGGCCGTCGAGCGCCTCGGTGAAGCGCGCCTTGCGGGCGCCTACGCTTGGCGGAAATTTCTCGACGCGGGCTGCACGCTCGCTGCGGGCTCGGATTTTCCCGCCGAGCCTCCAAACCCTTTCTTCGGACTCTACGCCGCCATCACGCGGCAGGACCGGGAAGGAAATCCTCCGGGAGGCTGGCGGCCCGAGGAGCGCCTGACGCGCGAGGAGGCCTTCCGTGCGTTCACGCGCGCAGCCGCCTACGCCGCCTTCGAGGAAGACCTGAAGGGCGCGCTGCGCGAGGGGATGTTCGCCGACCTCATCGTAGTGGATCGCGACGTGATGGAAGTGCCGCCGCTCGCGCTCCGCGAGGCGCGCGTCCTTTTGACCATGACCGGCGGCAAGGTACGTTTCACCGTTAAACCTGAATGGAGGCCGTAG
- a CDS encoding transglutaminase domain-containing protein, translating into MVSLAAALALGEDAKPVDPGQAERDFAFVYEAEIAAQPEGAGPVDVFVPLAASDDSQDILRYLVTASVPGREKTEARYGNRFWHGHVDRSDGRPITVRVNYAVQRRRVQKRLPEAPDKSALAAWKREKPALFLIPNRRVPVSDPLLDKVRAELPKTGPSPLARARAIYDYVVDNMEYKKEGEGWGHGDALWACTKRYGNCTDFHALFTSLARAEGIPTRFEIGFPIPENQASGKISTYHCWVQVFLPGVGWFPVDASEAWKHKKRRTLYFGTQPADRILFTTGRDLELGKGHTTGPLNYFIHPHVEVAGKRLEEVTTRLHYAEHPKPKPFGKQPGTGNVGKRRRRERKAP; encoded by the coding sequence ATGGTCTCCCTCGCCGCCGCCCTTGCCTTGGGCGAGGACGCGAAGCCCGTCGACCCCGGACAGGCGGAACGCGACTTCGCCTTCGTTTACGAGGCGGAGATCGCGGCGCAGCCCGAGGGCGCCGGCCCCGTCGACGTCTTCGTGCCTCTCGCCGCCTCCGACGACAGTCAGGACATTCTGCGCTACCTCGTCACGGCGAGCGTGCCCGGCAGGGAAAAGACCGAGGCTCGGTACGGTAACCGTTTCTGGCACGGTCACGTGGACCGCTCGGACGGCAGGCCCATTACCGTCCGGGTTAACTACGCGGTGCAGCGCCGCCGAGTTCAGAAACGCCTCCCCGAGGCGCCGGACAAAAGCGCCCTTGCGGCCTGGAAGCGGGAAAAACCCGCGCTCTTCCTCATTCCCAACCGGCGGGTGCCCGTCTCGGACCCGCTCCTGGACAAGGTGCGGGCCGAGCTTCCGAAAACCGGTCCTTCTCCGCTCGCGCGGGCGCGGGCGATTTACGACTACGTCGTCGACAACATGGAGTACAAAAAGGAAGGCGAGGGCTGGGGCCACGGCGACGCCCTGTGGGCATGCACGAAGCGCTACGGGAACTGCACCGACTTTCACGCCCTCTTCACCTCGCTCGCCCGCGCCGAAGGGATTCCCACCCGCTTCGAGATCGGCTTTCCCATTCCCGAAAACCAGGCCTCGGGGAAAATTTCCACCTACCACTGCTGGGTGCAGGTTTTCCTGCCCGGCGTGGGCTGGTTCCCGGTCGACGCCTCCGAGGCGTGGAAGCACAAGAAGCGCCGGACGCTCTATTTCGGCACCCAGCCGGCGGACCGCATCCTGTTTACGACGGGCAGGGACCTGGAGCTTGGAAAAGGGCACACGACCGGCCCCTTGAACTACTTCATCCACCCCCATGTCGAGGTGGCGGGCAAAAGGCTCGAGGAAGTGACGACCCGTCTCCACTATGCGGAACACCCGAAGCCGAAGCCGTTCGGGAAGCAACCCGGAACGGGGAATGTAGGAAAGAGGAGGAGGAGGGAGAGAAAAGCCCCTTAG
- the glmS gene encoding glutamine--fructose-6-phosphate transaminase (isomerizing), translating into MCGIVGYVGGRDAVPLLIESLKRLEYRGYDSAGLAVIEQNGALALRRNAGKIHDLEAVVRKEPLRGLVGLGHTRWATHGRPTEENAHPHRDCKGEVVVIQNGIIENYAALKDALSREKHAFVTETDTEVVAHLIEKHLPASATLAEAVRKAASELEGLYAITVISTREPGLVVALKQGPPLIVGLGEEENYVASDVQALLPYTRDVVYLEDGDLAEVRRDSVRVVGGDGTVREPVRARIPWDPVSAEKGGFKHFMLKEIHEQPTGVRETLLGRINLETGAVHLEEINLDDDALRRFERVHFVACGTSWHACLVGKRYVEHLARLACEVDYGSEYRYRDPIADERTLTVAVSQSGETADTLAAMEESSSKGSTVLSICNVRGSMITRKSHGVLYTHAGPEIGVASTKAFTSQLAALHLLALRLGQARGVLSVDESREAVTDLACLPHAMENYLANQEAMAALEEAARAHHTYRNFLYLGRGIHYPLALEGALKLKEISYIHAEGYPGGEMKHGPIALIDEQMPVVALVFGGATRAKIMGNIEEVKARGGNVIALTCEGDSEAARKADTHLSVPRVAPLLVPVLEALPLQLFAYHIASLLGCDVDQPRNLAKSVTVE; encoded by the coding sequence ATGTGCGGCATCGTAGGCTACGTCGGCGGGCGGGACGCCGTGCCGCTCCTGATTGAAAGCCTCAAGCGGCTCGAGTACCGGGGCTACGACTCGGCCGGCCTCGCCGTCATCGAGCAGAACGGCGCCCTGGCGCTCCGCCGGAACGCCGGAAAGATTCACGACCTCGAAGCCGTCGTCCGGAAGGAGCCGCTTCGGGGCCTCGTGGGGCTCGGCCACACCCGCTGGGCCACGCACGGGCGCCCCACGGAGGAAAACGCCCACCCGCACCGCGACTGCAAGGGCGAGGTGGTCGTCATACAAAACGGCATCATCGAGAACTACGCCGCGCTCAAGGACGCCCTCTCCCGCGAAAAGCACGCCTTCGTCACCGAGACGGACACCGAGGTCGTCGCCCACCTCATCGAAAAGCACCTGCCCGCGTCGGCGACGCTCGCGGAGGCCGTCCGCAAGGCCGCCTCTGAGCTGGAAGGCCTCTACGCCATCACGGTCATCTCCACGCGCGAGCCCGGCCTGGTCGTCGCCCTGAAGCAGGGGCCGCCGCTCATCGTGGGCCTCGGCGAGGAAGAGAATTACGTCGCTTCCGACGTGCAGGCGCTTCTGCCCTACACGCGCGACGTCGTGTACCTCGAGGACGGCGACCTGGCCGAGGTGCGGCGCGACTCCGTGCGCGTGGTCGGCGGGGACGGGACGGTCCGCGAGCCCGTCCGGGCGCGGATTCCGTGGGACCCGGTCTCGGCCGAGAAAGGCGGCTTCAAGCACTTCATGCTCAAGGAGATTCACGAGCAGCCCACGGGCGTGCGCGAGACGCTCCTCGGGCGCATCAACCTCGAAACCGGCGCGGTGCACCTGGAAGAGATCAACCTCGACGACGACGCCCTGAGGCGCTTCGAGCGCGTCCACTTCGTGGCCTGCGGCACGTCGTGGCACGCGTGCCTCGTCGGCAAGCGCTACGTGGAGCACCTTGCGCGCCTTGCGTGCGAGGTGGACTACGGCTCCGAGTACCGCTACCGTGACCCCATCGCGGACGAGCGGACGCTCACCGTCGCCGTCAGCCAGTCGGGCGAGACGGCCGACACGCTGGCCGCGATGGAGGAATCGTCCTCCAAGGGCTCGACCGTTCTCTCCATCTGCAACGTCCGCGGGAGCATGATAACGAGAAAATCCCACGGCGTGCTCTACACGCACGCGGGGCCCGAGATCGGCGTCGCCTCCACCAAGGCCTTCACCTCGCAGCTCGCGGCGCTTCACCTGCTGGCGCTCCGGCTGGGGCAGGCGCGCGGCGTCCTTTCGGTCGACGAGTCCAGAGAGGCCGTGACCGACCTGGCCTGCCTGCCGCACGCCATGGAGAATTACCTCGCGAATCAGGAAGCCATGGCGGCGCTCGAGGAGGCCGCACGCGCTCACCACACGTACCGCAATTTCCTCTACCTCGGGCGCGGCATCCACTACCCGCTCGCGCTCGAAGGCGCCCTCAAGCTCAAGGAGATTTCCTACATCCACGCGGAGGGCTACCCCGGCGGCGAGATGAAGCACGGCCCCATCGCCTTAATCGACGAGCAGATGCCCGTGGTGGCGCTGGTCTTCGGCGGCGCGACGCGGGCGAAGATTATGGGGAACATCGAGGAGGTGAAGGCGCGCGGCGGCAACGTCATCGCGCTCACGTGCGAGGGTGACTCGGAGGCCGCGCGCAAGGCCGACACGCACCTTTCGGTTCCCCGCGTCGCGCCGCTCCTCGTCCCCGTTCTCGAGGCGCTCCCCCTGCAGCTTTTCGCCTACCACATCGCCAGCCTCCTCGGCTGCGACGTGGACCAGCCGCGCAACCTGGCCAAGAGCGTGACGGTGGAGTAG
- the glmU gene encoding bifunctional UDP-N-acetylglucosamine diphosphorylase/glucosamine-1-phosphate N-acetyltransferase GlmU, whose protein sequence is MARAPSRASPRKGKGSKKRAVLVLAAGVGKRMRSALPKVLHPLHGRPVLSYVLDLARPLGDVFVVTGAQAGRVREILPKGVIPVLQKNQLGTGHAVMAAAPQLKRYRSVLVLSGDSPLIRESTLRMLLEEHKRVGAVSTLLSARLENPSGYGRLVRNGDGSLRGIVEEADAAPDERALQEVNGGTYCFSSAGLLECLPRLRRENKQKEYYLTDAVSWLLKERRTVHVAQTPDWTEVLGVNTRVDLAVAHEVLRRRKVHALMEQGVTLLDPTSAYVAPSVEVGADTVLEPNVFLSGSTRVGRRCRIGTGAHVENCVLADDVSIKPYSVAEGAAVGRGASVGPFARLRPGTSIGANAKVGNFVETKKASLGAGSKANHLAYLGDARIGKKVNIGAGTITCNYDGVRKHETVLGDGVFVGSDAQFVAPVRVGRGAYVAAGSIITEDVPPHALAVARGRQENKAGWVKKRKRKRAKRK, encoded by the coding sequence ATGGCGCGCGCTCCCTCTCGCGCTTCCCCACGCAAGGGCAAAGGCTCCAAGAAACGGGCCGTGCTCGTGCTCGCCGCGGGCGTGGGGAAACGCATGCGCTCGGCGCTGCCCAAGGTCCTGCACCCCCTCCACGGGCGGCCCGTGCTTTCCTACGTCCTGGACCTCGCGAGGCCCCTCGGCGACGTGTTCGTCGTGACGGGCGCCCAGGCCGGCCGCGTCCGCGAGATCCTGCCCAAGGGGGTTATTCCCGTCCTGCAAAAAAACCAGCTCGGCACCGGCCATGCGGTCATGGCGGCGGCGCCGCAGCTCAAGCGCTATCGGAGCGTTCTCGTCCTGTCGGGCGACTCCCCGCTCATTCGGGAGTCGACGCTTCGAATGCTGCTCGAAGAGCACAAGCGCGTGGGCGCGGTGTCCACGCTTCTCTCGGCACGCCTCGAAAACCCCTCGGGCTACGGGCGGCTTGTGCGAAACGGCGACGGCTCGCTCCGCGGCATCGTCGAGGAGGCCGACGCCGCGCCCGACGAGCGCGCCCTGCAGGAGGTCAACGGGGGCACGTATTGTTTCTCGTCGGCCGGGCTGCTTGAGTGCCTGCCGCGCCTCCGGCGCGAAAACAAGCAGAAGGAATATTACCTGACCGACGCCGTTTCCTGGCTCCTGAAGGAGCGGCGAACGGTCCACGTGGCACAGACGCCGGACTGGACGGAGGTTCTGGGCGTCAACACTCGCGTGGACCTCGCGGTGGCGCACGAGGTGCTCCGGCGCCGGAAGGTGCATGCCCTCATGGAGCAGGGCGTGACGCTGCTCGATCCGACGTCGGCCTACGTGGCCCCTTCGGTCGAGGTGGGCGCGGACACCGTCCTTGAGCCCAACGTCTTCCTCTCCGGCTCAACGCGCGTCGGCAGGCGCTGCCGCATCGGGACGGGCGCCCATGTGGAGAATTGCGTCCTCGCCGACGACGTTTCGATAAAACCCTACAGCGTCGCGGAGGGCGCCGCGGTGGGGCGCGGCGCGAGCGTCGGGCCCTTCGCGCGCCTTCGCCCCGGCACCTCGATCGGAGCGAACGCCAAGGTGGGAAACTTCGTCGAGACCAAGAAGGCGAGCCTGGGCGCAGGAAGCAAGGCGAACCACCTCGCGTACCTCGGCGACGCCAGGATCGGGAAGAAGGTGAACATCGGCGCGGGCACCATCACCTGCAACTACGACGGCGTCCGCAAGCACGAAACGGTCCTGGGCGACGGCGTTTTCGTGGGAAGCGACGCCCAGTTCGTCGCCCCCGTGCGCGTGGGCCGGGGGGCCTACGTCGCCGCCGGCTCGATCATCACGGAGGACGTGCCCCCTCATGCGCTCGCCGTCGCGCGCGGCCGGCAGGAGAACAAGGCGGGATGGGTCAAGAAACGAAAGCGAAAGCGCGCCAAGAGGAAATGA